The following proteins are co-located in the Pseudomonas synxantha genome:
- a CDS encoding cupin domain-containing protein yields MKRLLVTTLMLASLSAHAHDPVYNKETLKVLHEHALSNVPGKKVLMLTVDYAPGQATVPHSHTGTAVAYVLEGQITSRVNEEKAITYKAGESFYEPAGSRHFESSNASQTQPAKLLVVMVMDDKAEVLTPLPQ; encoded by the coding sequence ATGAAACGACTGCTCGTCACTACGCTGATGCTCGCGTCCCTCAGCGCCCACGCCCACGACCCGGTCTATAACAAAGAAACGCTCAAGGTGTTGCACGAGCATGCCTTGAGCAACGTACCCGGCAAGAAAGTCCTCATGCTGACCGTGGATTACGCCCCCGGCCAGGCCACCGTACCTCACAGCCACACCGGTACTGCCGTAGCCTATGTGCTTGAAGGCCAGATCACGTCGCGGGTCAACGAGGAAAAGGCGATCACCTACAAAGCCGGGGAATCGTTCTACGAACCGGCGGGCTCACGGCACTTTGAGTCGAGCAATGCCAGCCAGACCCAACCGGCGAAACTGCTGGTGGTGATGGTGATGGATGACAAGGCTGAAGTGCTCACACCCCTGCCACAGTAA
- a CDS encoding PLP-dependent aminotransferase family protein, translating into MELHLVITGRKDLAAQLYQQLREAIATGRLSAGAQLPPSRLLAEQLGISRKTVSDTYATLTYEGLLVGKIGRGTFVNAWAPQPDRVQSATDLACAANLSKWAALPSPMRHPTDDDILRYEFIGGATTRNQFPQEEWRRCTQHALRRIAQHSGFYSQPEGLPALRSAIAGHIAFSRGVKCLDHDIVVTNGAQQALDLIARVVLEPGSIVAMEDPGYSPARQLFMAMGASVASVPVDDQGIRVKDIPEGTRLIYVTPSHQFPLGMPMSQPRREALLERAIELGAIIIEDDYDSEFRYAGRPTDSLQSMDTRGVVAYVGTFSKTLLPQLRLGYAVLPPAIYAAVLKAKQLTDQHCSTLPQWALAKFISEGYLLKHIRRCHSVYAGRRERILQRLAGDLSPWFEAVPTVAGFHMAALCKVPVDITLLIEMARQAGVGLYPLDVFYHDAPARPGLIIGFGAIETLDIDLALDKVRDILEQIG; encoded by the coding sequence ATGGAACTGCACCTCGTCATCACCGGCCGCAAGGACCTGGCTGCCCAGCTTTACCAGCAGTTGCGCGAAGCCATCGCCACCGGGCGACTCTCGGCCGGTGCACAACTGCCTCCCAGCCGGCTGCTCGCCGAGCAACTGGGCATATCGCGCAAAACTGTCTCCGACACCTACGCCACCTTGACTTACGAAGGCCTGCTGGTCGGCAAGATTGGCCGGGGCACCTTCGTCAATGCGTGGGCGCCACAGCCCGACCGCGTGCAGAGCGCCACCGACCTGGCCTGCGCCGCCAACCTGAGCAAGTGGGCGGCACTGCCCTCGCCCATGCGCCATCCCACCGACGACGATATCCTGCGCTACGAATTTATCGGCGGCGCCACCACGCGCAATCAATTCCCCCAGGAGGAATGGCGGCGCTGCACCCAGCATGCCCTGCGCCGTATCGCCCAGCACAGCGGTTTCTACAGCCAGCCCGAGGGCCTGCCCGCCCTGCGCAGTGCCATCGCCGGGCACATCGCGTTTTCCCGCGGGGTCAAATGCCTCGACCACGACATCGTGGTCACCAATGGCGCCCAGCAGGCCCTCGACCTGATCGCCCGTGTGGTGCTGGAGCCGGGCAGTATCGTGGCCATGGAAGACCCAGGCTACAGCCCCGCACGCCAACTGTTCATGGCCATGGGCGCGAGCGTCGCCAGTGTGCCGGTGGACGACCAGGGCATCCGGGTCAAGGACATTCCCGAGGGAACCCGGCTCATCTACGTGACCCCGTCCCACCAGTTCCCCCTCGGCATGCCCATGAGCCAGCCACGCCGCGAAGCCCTGCTGGAACGGGCCATCGAGCTTGGCGCGATCATCATCGAAGACGACTACGACAGCGAGTTTCGCTACGCAGGCCGCCCCACCGACTCCCTGCAAAGCATGGACACCCGTGGCGTGGTGGCCTATGTCGGGACCTTCTCGAAAACCTTGCTGCCGCAGTTGCGCCTGGGCTACGCGGTGCTGCCGCCGGCGATTTATGCCGCGGTGCTCAAGGCCAAGCAACTGACCGACCAGCACTGTTCGACCCTGCCGCAATGGGCACTGGCCAAGTTCATCAGCGAGGGCTATTTGCTCAAGCATATCCGCCGTTGTCATAGCGTCTATGCTGGGCGCCGCGAACGCATCCTGCAGCGCCTGGCCGGTGATCTGTCACCCTGGTTTGAAGCAGTACCCACGGTGGCCGGCTTTCATATGGCAGCGTTGTGCAAAGTGCCGGTGGATATCACGCTGCTGATAGAAATGGCACGCCAGGCTGGAGTGGGCTTGTATCCGCTGGACGTGTTCTACCACGACGCACCTGCTCGCCCGGGCCTGATCATCGGTTTCGGTGCCATTGAAACCCTGGACATCGACCTGGCGCTGGACAAGGTCCGCGACATCCTCGAGCAGATTGGCTAA
- a CDS encoding SDR family oxidoreductase, whose protein sequence is MSKTNLFDLDGKIAFVSGASRGIGEAIAKLLAQQGAHVIVSSRKLEGCQHVADAIIADGGKATAIACHIGEMEQIAQVFAGIREQFGRLDILVNNAATNPQFCNVLDTDLGAFQKTVDVNIRGYFFMSVEAGKLMRENGGGSIINVASINGISPGVFQGIYSVTKAAVINMTKVFAKECAAFGIRCNALLPGLTDTKFASALVKNDSILKTALAQIPLKRVAAPSEMAGAVLYLASDASSYTTGVSLNVDGGFLS, encoded by the coding sequence ATGTCCAAGACCAACCTGTTCGACCTTGACGGCAAGATTGCTTTCGTTTCCGGCGCCAGCCGTGGCATCGGCGAAGCCATCGCCAAGTTGCTGGCCCAGCAAGGCGCCCATGTGATTGTTTCCAGCCGCAAACTGGAAGGTTGCCAGCACGTGGCCGATGCAATCATCGCCGACGGCGGCAAGGCCACCGCCATTGCCTGCCACATTGGGGAAATGGAGCAGATCGCCCAGGTGTTTGCCGGCATCCGCGAGCAGTTCGGGCGCCTGGATATCCTGGTCAACAATGCCGCGACCAACCCACAGTTCTGCAACGTGCTGGACACGGACCTCGGTGCATTCCAGAAGACCGTTGACGTCAACATTCGCGGCTACTTCTTCATGTCGGTGGAGGCCGGCAAGCTGATGCGCGAAAACGGCGGCGGCAGCATCATCAACGTGGCTTCGATCAACGGCATCTCGCCGGGTGTGTTCCAGGGCATCTATTCGGTGACGAAGGCCGCCGTGATCAACATGACCAAGGTGTTTGCCAAGGAATGTGCGGCGTTCGGCATCCGTTGTAACGCACTGCTGCCGGGCCTGACCGACACCAAGTTCGCCTCGGCGCTGGTCAAGAACGACTCGATCCTGAAAACTGCCCTGGCCCAGATCCCGCTCAAGCGCGTGGCCGCCCCCAGCGAAATGGCCGGCGCGGTGTTGTACCTGGCCAGTGATGCGTCGAGCTACACCACCGGCGTGTCGCTGAATGTGGATGGCGGCTTCCTGTCCTGA
- a CDS encoding phosphotransferase family protein: MALNDQSTQIRPGEELDASLIDPYLKAHIPGLQGTLKISQFPGGASNLTYLLEYPGQEFVLRRPPFGHKAKSAHDMGREYRILNQLKDGFPYCPKAYVHCTDESVIGAEFYVMERVNGIILRSDLPTELGLDATKTEALCKSFIDKFVELHQVDYAACGLADLGKPEGYVARQIRGWSDRYEKALTPDAPKWEAVRTWLNDKMPADHPTSSIVHNDYRFDNVILDPHNPMQIIGVLDWELTTLGDPLMDLGNTLAYWIEAADPAPVQLMRRQPSNAPGMLTRRQFVDYYAERSGIQIDNFDFYYTYGLFRLAGIVQQIYYRFFHGQTQDKRFAQFIHMNTLLEQMSLNVIGKSAL; the protein is encoded by the coding sequence ATGGCGCTGAACGACCAATCGACCCAGATTCGCCCCGGCGAAGAGCTTGATGCCAGCCTGATTGATCCCTACCTCAAGGCTCATATCCCAGGCTTGCAGGGAACGCTCAAGATCAGCCAATTCCCCGGTGGCGCCTCGAACCTGACTTACCTGCTGGAATACCCGGGCCAGGAGTTCGTGCTACGCCGCCCACCGTTTGGCCACAAGGCCAAGTCCGCCCACGACATGGGCCGCGAATACCGCATTCTCAATCAACTCAAGGATGGCTTCCCGTACTGCCCCAAGGCCTACGTGCACTGCACCGATGAGTCAGTAATCGGCGCCGAGTTCTATGTGATGGAACGGGTCAACGGCATCATCCTGCGTTCCGACCTGCCGACCGAACTGGGGCTGGACGCGACCAAGACTGAAGCCTTGTGCAAAAGCTTCATCGACAAGTTCGTCGAGTTGCATCAGGTCGACTATGCGGCCTGCGGCCTGGCCGACCTGGGCAAGCCCGAAGGCTACGTGGCAAGGCAGATTCGCGGTTGGAGCGACCGCTACGAAAAGGCCCTGACCCCCGACGCGCCAAAATGGGAAGCAGTGCGCACCTGGCTCAATGACAAAATGCCCGCCGACCACCCGACCTCCAGCATCGTGCACAACGACTACCGCTTCGATAACGTGATCCTCGACCCACACAACCCGATGCAGATCATCGGCGTGCTGGACTGGGAACTGACCACCCTGGGCGACCCGCTGATGGACCTGGGCAATACCCTCGCCTACTGGATCGAAGCCGCCGACCCGGCGCCGGTGCAACTGATGCGACGCCAGCCGAGCAACGCCCCGGGCATGCTCACCCGCCGCCAGTTCGTCGACTACTACGCCGAACGCTCCGGCATCCAGATCGATAATTTCGATTTCTATTACACCTACGGCCTGTTCCGCCTGGCCGGCATCGTGCAGCAGATTTACTACCGCTTCTTCCACGGCCAGACCCAGGACAAACGCTTTGCGCAGTTCATCCATATGAACACATTGCTTGAGCAGATGAGCCTGAATGTCATCGGCAAATCCGCGCTCTGA
- a CDS encoding 2-hydroxyacid dehydrogenase: MPNTVLVLVETINEYLQIIESNDFHVILAPTPAERAQAIKAHAGQIKAVLTRGPLGLYAEEIAALPLLEIICVIGAGYEHVDLQAASNRGIVVTNGAGVNAPSVADHAMALLLSLVRGIPQTDAAVRRNEWPKVMRPSLAGKQLGILGLGAVGMEIAKRAALGFGMEVSYHNRQPRDDVEYTYCATAVELARNSDFLVLATPGGASTRHLIDRHALDALGPHGFLVNIGRGSVVVTADLVAALEQRRIGGAALDVFDDEPKVPDALKRLNNTVLTSHVAGLSPEATHDTVQRVADNLVEYFAGRPVLTPVTLPAPAK, encoded by the coding sequence ATGCCCAACACTGTCCTGGTCCTGGTTGAAACCATCAACGAATACCTGCAAATCATCGAGAGCAACGACTTTCACGTGATCCTGGCGCCGACGCCCGCAGAGCGGGCCCAGGCGATCAAGGCCCACGCAGGGCAGATCAAGGCCGTGCTGACCCGCGGGCCGCTGGGGCTATACGCTGAGGAAATCGCCGCGTTGCCGTTGCTGGAGATCATCTGCGTGATCGGTGCCGGCTACGAGCATGTAGACCTGCAGGCGGCGAGTAACCGTGGGATCGTGGTGACCAACGGCGCCGGGGTGAACGCGCCCTCGGTGGCCGACCACGCCATGGCATTGCTGCTGTCACTGGTGCGCGGCATTCCCCAAACCGATGCGGCCGTGCGGCGCAACGAATGGCCGAAGGTCATGCGCCCTTCCCTCGCGGGCAAGCAATTGGGGATTCTCGGGCTTGGCGCCGTGGGCATGGAGATCGCCAAGCGTGCCGCCCTCGGCTTCGGCATGGAGGTCAGTTACCACAACCGCCAACCCCGCGATGACGTGGAGTACACCTACTGTGCAACCGCCGTGGAGCTGGCCCGCAACTCCGACTTCCTGGTGTTGGCGACACCCGGCGGCGCCAGCACCCGGCACCTGATCGACCGCCATGCCTTGGACGCACTGGGACCGCACGGCTTCCTGGTGAATATCGGCCGTGGCAGCGTGGTGGTGACCGCCGACCTGGTGGCCGCGCTGGAACAACGGCGTATCGGCGGCGCCGCGCTGGATGTATTCGACGATGAGCCCAAGGTGCCGGACGCCCTCAAGCGCCTGAACAATACCGTGCTCACCTCCCACGTGGCCGGCCTGTCACCGGAAGCTACCCACGATACGGTGCAACGGGTGGCGGACAACCTGGTGGAATACTTTGCCGGCCGTCCCGTACTGACCCCGGTCACGTTGCCAGCGCCCGCAAAATGA
- a CDS encoding DUF4822 domain-containing protein, producing MQKRRLLFTVVLFAGLLNPLVSQARQTTEHADSHALGTSPQWLTTKVYIEGAPDVDVKDKYPGVVGISMWDPERNRYEFFYTDTGRSKYEQGGGGYFLVTGDRKTHILVPDKGPHRSIVRRLEALNTEEFTYSREVPRDMVETNENVRIYVVHAPYKGPIKTTTTHSLHPHY from the coding sequence ATGCAAAAGCGCAGATTGCTCTTCACTGTTGTACTTTTCGCCGGACTCCTTAATCCACTCGTGAGTCAGGCACGACAAACAACCGAACATGCTGACAGCCACGCACTGGGCACATCGCCCCAATGGCTGACCACAAAAGTTTATATAGAAGGCGCCCCTGATGTAGACGTCAAGGACAAGTACCCGGGTGTGGTCGGCATCTCGATGTGGGATCCCGAACGCAACCGTTATGAATTCTTTTATACCGACACCGGGCGATCAAAATATGAACAGGGCGGTGGTGGGTACTTCCTGGTCACAGGCGACAGGAAAACCCATATCCTCGTGCCTGATAAAGGCCCGCACAGGTCCATCGTCAGACGCCTGGAAGCACTCAACACCGAGGAATTCACTTATTCCCGGGAAGTACCTCGCGACATGGTCGAGACCAACGAAAACGTACGTATCTATGTCGTTCACGCACCTTACAAAGGGCCGATAAAAACCACCACGACCCACTCGCTACATCCGCATTATTAA
- a CDS encoding serine/threonine transporter, translating into MNDQANSVDERYATTPATLTSWSRQDTTWMLGLFGTAIGAGTLFLPINAGLGGFWPLVILALLAFPMTFFAHRGLTRFVLSGREGSDITDVVEEHFGIKAGALITLLYFFAIFPILLIYSVALTNTVSSFMEYQLHIMPPPRAVLAFVLILGLLAVVRCGEQVIVKAMSLMVYPFIVALLFLAVYLVPHWNGGILSTASEVPAPSALLNTLWLAIPVMVFSFNHSPIISAFAVDQKRQYGAHAEERSSQILSRAHLLMVAMVLFFVFSCVLTLSPAQLAEAKAQNLSILSYLANHFDNPTIAFAAPLIAFVAIAKSFLGHYIGASEGLKGLVVKTGRRPAPKTLDRMTAAFMLVVCWIVATLNPSILGMIETLGGPVIASILFLMPMYAIRKVPAMAKYRGQASNVFVTAVGLIAITALVYSLIA; encoded by the coding sequence ATGAATGATCAGGCCAATAGCGTCGACGAACGCTATGCAACGACACCTGCAACCCTCACAAGCTGGAGCCGCCAGGACACGACCTGGATGCTTGGGCTGTTCGGTACCGCCATTGGCGCCGGTACTTTGTTCTTGCCGATCAACGCGGGCCTGGGGGGCTTCTGGCCACTGGTGATCCTGGCGCTGCTGGCCTTCCCGATGACATTCTTTGCCCACCGTGGGTTGACCCGTTTCGTGCTGTCGGGCCGTGAAGGCTCCGATATCACCGATGTGGTCGAAGAGCATTTCGGCATCAAGGCCGGTGCGCTGATCACGTTGCTGTACTTCTTCGCGATCTTCCCGATCCTGCTGATCTACAGCGTGGCCCTGACCAATACCGTCAGCAGTTTCATGGAGTATCAGCTGCACATCATGCCGCCACCCCGGGCGGTCCTGGCGTTCGTGCTGATCCTCGGCTTGCTGGCCGTGGTGCGTTGCGGCGAGCAGGTGATCGTCAAGGCCATGAGCCTGATGGTGTATCCGTTTATCGTCGCCTTGCTGTTCCTGGCCGTGTACCTGGTGCCGCACTGGAACGGTGGCATTCTCAGCACCGCCAGCGAAGTGCCGGCTCCGTCGGCATTGCTTAACACGCTGTGGCTCGCGATTCCGGTGATGGTGTTCTCGTTCAACCACTCGCCGATCATCTCGGCCTTTGCGGTGGACCAGAAGCGCCAGTACGGCGCACATGCCGAGGAGCGCAGCTCGCAGATCCTGTCCCGCGCGCACCTGTTGATGGTGGCGATGGTGCTGTTCTTCGTGTTCAGTTGCGTGCTGACCCTGTCGCCCGCGCAGTTGGCCGAGGCGAAGGCGCAGAACTTGTCGATCCTGTCGTACCTGGCCAACCACTTTGACAACCCGACTATCGCCTTCGCTGCGCCATTGATTGCGTTCGTGGCGATTGCCAAGTCGTTCCTGGGCCACTACATCGGTGCCAGCGAGGGCCTCAAGGGCCTGGTGGTCAAGACCGGTCGCCGCCCGGCACCGAAGACCCTGGACCGCATGACCGCCGCCTTCATGCTGGTGGTGTGCTGGATCGTCGCCACGCTCAACCCGAGTATCCTCGGCATGATCGAGACCCTGGGTGGGCCGGTGATTGCGTCGATCCTGTTCCTGATGCCGATGTACGCGATCCGCAAGGTGCCGGCCATGGCCAAGTATCGCGGGCAGGCTTCGAATGTGTTTGTTACGGCAGTCGGCTTGATTGCCATTACGGCATTGGTCTATTCGCTGATTGCCTAA
- the acnB gene encoding bifunctional aconitate hydratase 2/2-methylisocitrate dehydratase, with product MLEAYRKHIEERAALGIVPQPLNAEQTAGLVELLKNPPAGEEEFLVDLITNRIPPGVDEAAYVKAGFLSALAKGEATSPLIDKKRAVELLGTMQGGYNIVTLVELLDDATLAPVAAAQLKHTLLMFDAFHDVAEKARNGNEHAKGVIQSWADGEWFRNRPTLADKISLRVFKVTGETNTDDLSPAPDAWSRPDIPLHALAMLKMAREGIVPDEQGKTGPMKQIEEMRGQGFPIAYVGDVVGTGSSRKSATNSVLWFFGDDVPYVPNKRAGGFCFGSKIAPIFYNTMEDAGALPIEFDVTNMNMGDVIDLYPYAGKVCKHGTDEVLTTFEMKTPVLLDEVRAGGRIPLIIGRGLTDKARAELGLGPTDLFKLPEAPVDTGKGFTLAQKMVGKACGLPEGKGVRPGTYCEPKMTTVGSQDTTGPMTRDELKDLACLGFSTDLVMQSFCHTAAYPKPIDVTTHHTLPDFIMTRGGVSLRPGDGIIHSWLNRMLLPDTVGTGGDSHTRFPMGISFPAGSGLVAFAAATGVMPLDMPESILVRFKGKMKPGITLRDLVHAIPYYAIQAGLLTVEKKGKKNAFSGRILEIEGLNDLTLEQAFELSDASAERSAAGCTIKLSKDSVTEYLNSNITLLRWMIGEGYGDARTLERRAQAMEAWVANPELMEADADAEYAEIIEIDLAEINEPILCAPNDPDDARLLSSVAGEKIDEVFIGSCMTNIGHFRAAGKLLEQVKGQLPTRLWLSPPTKMDAHQLTEEGYYGIYGKAGARMEMPGCSLCMGNQARVEPNSTVVSTSTRNFPNRLGDGANVYLASAELAAVASTLGRLPTVEEYMGYAAKLDTMASDVYRYLNFDQIAEFRKIAASANIPVIQA from the coding sequence GTGCTTGAAGCCTACCGCAAACATATCGAAGAGCGTGCCGCCCTGGGTATCGTTCCCCAGCCGCTTAACGCCGAACAAACCGCAGGCCTGGTCGAGCTGCTGAAAAATCCTCCGGCTGGCGAAGAAGAATTCCTCGTTGACCTGATCACCAACCGCATTCCACCGGGCGTTGACGAAGCTGCCTACGTCAAGGCCGGCTTCCTGTCTGCCCTGGCCAAGGGCGAAGCCACTTCCCCCCTGATTGACAAGAAACGCGCTGTTGAACTGCTCGGCACCATGCAAGGCGGCTACAACATCGTGACGTTGGTCGAGCTGCTGGACGACGCCACCCTGGCGCCCGTCGCGGCCGCCCAGCTCAAGCACACCCTGCTGATGTTCGATGCGTTCCACGACGTGGCTGAAAAAGCCCGCAATGGCAACGAGCATGCCAAAGGCGTGATCCAGTCCTGGGCTGACGGCGAGTGGTTCCGTAACCGCCCTACCCTGGCCGACAAGATCAGCCTGCGCGTGTTCAAGGTCACCGGCGAGACCAACACCGACGACCTGTCCCCTGCGCCTGACGCCTGGTCCCGCCCTGACATCCCGCTGCACGCCCTGGCTATGCTGAAAATGGCTCGCGAAGGCATCGTGCCGGACGAGCAAGGCAAGACCGGCCCGATGAAGCAGATCGAAGAGATGCGCGGCCAAGGCTTCCCGATCGCCTACGTCGGTGACGTGGTCGGTACCGGTTCGTCGCGTAAGTCGGCAACCAACTCGGTACTGTGGTTCTTCGGCGACGACGTGCCTTACGTGCCGAACAAGCGTGCCGGCGGTTTCTGCTTCGGCAGCAAGATCGCTCCGATCTTCTACAACACCATGGAAGATGCGGGCGCACTGCCGATCGAATTCGACGTGACCAACATGAACATGGGCGACGTGATCGACCTGTACCCTTATGCTGGCAAAGTCTGCAAGCACGGCACCGATGAAGTCCTGACCACCTTCGAAATGAAGACCCCGGTGCTGTTGGACGAAGTTCGCGCCGGCGGCCGTATCCCGCTGATCATCGGTCGTGGCCTGACCGACAAGGCCCGTGCCGAACTGGGCTTGGGCCCTACCGACCTGTTCAAGCTGCCTGAAGCGCCTGTCGACACCGGCAAGGGCTTCACCCTGGCACAGAAAATGGTCGGCAAGGCCTGCGGCCTGCCAGAAGGCAAAGGCGTTCGTCCTGGCACCTACTGCGAGCCGAAGATGACCACCGTGGGCTCCCAGGACACCACAGGTCCGATGACCCGTGATGAACTCAAGGACCTGGCGTGCCTGGGCTTCTCGACCGACCTGGTGATGCAGTCCTTCTGCCACACCGCGGCCTATCCAAAGCCGATCGACGTGACCACCCACCACACCCTGCCTGACTTCATCATGACCCGTGGCGGTGTATCGCTGCGTCCAGGCGACGGCATCATCCACAGCTGGCTGAACCGCATGCTGCTGCCGGACACCGTCGGTACCGGTGGCGACTCCCACACTCGTTTCCCGATGGGCATCTCGTTCCCCGCAGGTTCCGGCCTGGTCGCGTTTGCCGCAGCCACTGGCGTGATGCCACTGGACATGCCGGAATCGATCCTGGTGCGCTTCAAAGGCAAGATGAAGCCTGGCATCACCTTGCGTGATCTGGTGCATGCCATTCCTTACTACGCGATCCAGGCTGGCCTGCTGACCGTAGAGAAGAAAGGCAAGAAGAACGCCTTCTCCGGGCGCATCCTGGAAATCGAAGGCCTGAACGACCTGACGCTGGAACAGGCTTTCGAGCTGTCCGACGCCTCGGCCGAACGTTCGGCTGCCGGCTGCACCATCAAGCTGTCCAAGGACTCCGTCACCGAGTACCTGAACTCCAACATCACCCTGCTGCGCTGGATGATCGGTGAAGGCTACGGTGATGCGCGTACCCTGGAACGCCGCGCCCAGGCGATGGAAGCCTGGGTTGCCAACCCGGAACTGATGGAAGCCGATGCCGACGCCGAATACGCCGAAATCATCGAGATCGACCTGGCCGAGATCAACGAGCCGATCCTCTGCGCGCCAAACGACCCGGACGACGCCCGTCTGCTGTCCAGCGTTGCCGGCGAGAAGATCGACGAAGTGTTCATCGGTTCGTGCATGACCAACATCGGTCACTTCCGCGCTGCCGGTAAGCTGCTGGAACAGGTCAAGGGCCAGCTGCCAACCCGCCTGTGGCTGTCGCCACCGACCAAGATGGACGCGCATCAGCTGACCGAAGAAGGCTACTACGGCATCTACGGCAAGGCTGGCGCACGCATGGAAATGCCGGGCTGCTCGCTGTGCATGGGTAACCAGGCACGGGTAGAGCCGAATTCGACCGTGGTGTCGACCTCGACCCGTAACTTCCCGAATCGCCTGGGTGATGGTGCCAACGTCTACCTGGCTTCGGCTGAGTTGGCGGCAGTCGCTTCCACTCTGGGTCGCCTGCCGACCGTCGAAGAGTACATGGGCTACGCAGCGAAACTGGACACCATGGCCAGCGACGTCTATCGCTACCTGAACTTCGACCAGATCGCTGAGTTCCGCAAGATCGCAGCAAGCGCCAACATCCCGGTGATCCAAGCTTAA
- a CDS encoding DUF1289 domain-containing protein gives MPNQTIKTPCVGLCSTVYGDLVCRGCKRFHHEVIQWNGYNEEEKRAVWRRLEQLLVQVMAGKVEVFDPKTLRGQLEQRKIRFVPHQSEYCWAYQLIARGARVINNLEAYGMVLLPEFRDWPLPDLRDAIDREFFILSEAHYQRYIAPGFLRDALST, from the coding sequence ATGCCCAACCAAACCATCAAGACCCCCTGCGTCGGCCTGTGCTCCACGGTCTACGGCGATCTCGTGTGCCGCGGCTGCAAGCGCTTCCACCACGAAGTGATCCAGTGGAACGGCTATAACGAAGAGGAAAAACGCGCAGTCTGGCGCAGGCTTGAGCAACTGCTGGTGCAGGTCATGGCCGGCAAAGTGGAGGTCTTCGACCCCAAGACCCTGCGCGGGCAGTTGGAGCAACGCAAGATTCGCTTTGTGCCGCACCAATCCGAGTACTGCTGGGCCTACCAACTGATTGCGCGCGGGGCGCGGGTGATCAACAACCTGGAGGCGTATGGAATGGTGCTGTTGCCGGAGTTTCGCGATTGGCCCTTGCCGGACCTGCGCGATGCCATTGATCGGGAGTTCTTTATCTTGTCCGAGGCGCATTACCAGCGCTATATCGCGCCGGGGTTCCTGAGAGATGCGCTGTCTACCTGA
- a CDS encoding universal stress protein gives MQAIRSILVVIEPEHSESLALKRAKLIAGVTDAHLHLLVCDKNHEHSALLSVLKEGLRNDGYSVSTEQAWNDSLHETIIDVQQAEGCGLVIKQHFPDSPLKKALLTPADWKLLRYCPTPVLLVKTATPWAGGVILAAIDVGNTDGEHRSLHNSIIDHGFDIASLAKAQLHVISAHPSPMLSAADPTFQLKETIEARYREQCRAFQAEFDVDERHLHIKEGPADVLIPHIAHQLQAAVTIIGTVARTGISGALIGNTAEVVLDAVQSDVLVLKPQELMDHLQELATKP, from the coding sequence ATGCAAGCCATCCGCAGCATTCTGGTGGTCATCGAGCCCGAGCATTCGGAAAGCCTGGCCCTCAAGCGCGCCAAGCTGATCGCCGGGGTGACCGACGCACACCTGCACCTGCTGGTCTGCGACAAGAACCATGAGCATTCGGCGCTGTTGAGCGTGCTCAAGGAAGGTTTAAGGAATGACGGCTACAGCGTCTCCACCGAACAGGCGTGGAACGACAGCCTGCATGAAACCATCATCGATGTGCAGCAAGCCGAGGGCTGCGGCCTGGTGATCAAGCAACACTTTCCCGACAGCCCGCTGAAAAAGGCCCTGCTGACGCCGGCGGACTGGAAACTGCTGCGCTATTGCCCGACGCCGGTGCTGCTGGTCAAGACCGCCACGCCATGGGCCGGCGGGGTGATTCTGGCGGCCATCGATGTGGGCAACACCGACGGCGAACACCGCTCGCTGCACAATTCGATCATCGACCACGGGTTTGATATCGCCAGCCTGGCCAAGGCGCAGCTGCATGTGATCAGCGCCCACCCGTCGCCAATGCTGTCGGCGGCGGATCCTACCTTCCAGCTCAAGGAAACCATCGAGGCGCGCTATCGCGAGCAGTGCCGGGCGTTCCAGGCTGAGTTCGACGTGGACGAAAGGCACCTGCATATCAAGGAAGGCCCGGCCGATGTGCTGATCCCGCACATCGCCCATCAGTTGCAAGCGGCAGTGACCATCATCGGCACCGTGGCGCGCACCGGGATTTCCGGGGCGTTGATTGGCAATACGGCGGAGGTGGTGCTGGATGCGGTGCAAAGCGATGTGCTGGTGCTCAAGCCGCAGGAGTTGATGGATCATCTGCAAGAACTGGCAACCAAGCCCTGA